ACTTCTCAGTCTTTGGAACGACGTCGTCTATATTAGATATCTTCGGGACGACGTCGTGATAGGCACTAGAGTCGCCAAACCTTAACTGTAAAGGCTACTTTATTACACTTGTTAAGGCGAATGATGGTGCGTGCGTGATGAATAATACTTGTAAAGGCTAAAGCTGAAAATTCTGGTGGCGAAACTTCTCGACTTAACATCTTAATAAGGTGGCTTGCCGCTTGGCTCTCTGGAACTCTCATCATCAGTCTCTTCCCATTCCCAGGCGACTTTTGGagaaaaaataccaaaaatttaaaatttactcTAACAACAGAAATAGAAAGTAAAAAACAAGTTGATTTGGTTGGAGATTCATTGTTCTTTCAAAGAAGGAGCAATCCAATGCATTTCTTTACTACAACTCACTTGaaaaacatcaaataaaaaGGCTTGTAAAGACAATCTTCTCTAATGAAGGATCCTGAAAAAGCTCATTTCTTTTAGCTTGCTAAGGTTTACCCACAAAGTGCTGCAGTCCCACACCTATATCTTTAAAGAATAATTCATGATTTTCCAGAAAGagtcacaaaaaaaataaattcctcTCAACATATAATCACACCAAACATACAAAAaggttttaaaagttaaaacaacAAATAAGAGTTGCATGAATTGTACAATGCTTGGACCCGAGTAGGGTCGCCTGATGCATGCAAACCCACCACCCAACAACTGCCAATCACCTCCAACTCTCTTAGTAGCTGATTTTAACTTTGTATGGAGAATTAGTAATGCTCTTGATATATTGCACCAAATTCTGCTCTCCATGCCTGATCATCATCTGGATATGGGAGCGTGTTGCTGTGTGCAACGTCAGAATCCTCTCGATATAGCGGTTGCAATGCAGATTCTGGCAATTTGCTCTCTGCAAGATACTGCTTCATGGTGATCATCTCCATCTTGTGTTTTCTTTTGAGCTTCTCCATTTGCTTCTTTAACTTTTCGTTGTCTTCTTGAAACTTTGTCAAGTTCTCCTGCATTGACGTGAAGATAATAAGATTGAATAACTGATCAGAAAACTTCAAACTCTTAATAACCCCACAGCAACAACCCTACTAAGAGAGTTGACCCCTTATGGAAACTCGGTTATACACAAGTCAATGACTCAATACGACTCAATACACAAGTGATGGATAAGCTACCTCTGCAATTGATGCTGCTTGTTCAGCTTCTCTCAGCCTAACAAGAAGTTCTCCAGCGGCATGAACAGCTTCTGCAGTGTCCCTTAGTTGTATTCTAAGACTCTTGTTCTCCTTTTTCAAcatctctctttccctctccctctccaccCTCAATGCAGAAAGCTCTGCAGCAAGGGATTTGGAAAAACGAGATCCATGACCATTCTTTCCTGCCTTTGCAGCTGCCCTCTTCACCTCTGCTATCCCTTCCATGATTGCACGATGCTTGGCAGTCAAGTCATTATACTTTTCTTGTAGATCAGCGTAGTGTTCGACCATTCTAGCATGCCCAACGACCGCTCTGTGAAGTGCATCATCCAACTCTTCAGTGCACCTCTTCTCTACGCTCAGCTCCATCTCCACCTTCTCTGCACGTCGCCGGTGTGATTCAAGGTCAATTCTCAGTTCATCAGTTAAAGAAATCCACTCACTCTCCATTTCTGTCCATCTCTGTCTTTCCTTCTCTAGTTCTTCTTCCTCCTTACCACTATCTAGACTATCAACAACACTTTTTCGTAGTTGAATCGATCGGGACAACAAAGAAGATCTCAGTTTTTCTGTAGACCTGTTGAGAGATGCCTCAGAATATGACTGTAGCCTTCCTTTTAACCTCTCAATTTCCTCGAGAAGTGCTTCCTTCTCATTCAGATCAAAACATCTGTTCCCAAACCCAGTTTCAATGACTTCCTTTACTTCACATTTTTCCTTAATAATCTCTGGCTGAATATTCTCGACAGTTTTGCACATCAGAAGCTGCACAAACCACCACACCATAACAATTGGGAACGGATTTTCCAACATTTGAATTTCAAGGTTCagtagaaaagaaaacataacaaAACTAACCTCGTCCTTCTTCAGTACATGATAATCATTGTTTATGGCATCCTTAAACGGTACCATTTTGCTCTCTGCAGCCTTGAGACAAAAtgtattgctttcttgatcATGCACTTCCTCCTTCTCACGTTTGTATTGCTCTACCTGTAGAAATTTGGACTGTCAATAATAAATTCCACAATATAAAAATTCCAGGATTTATGGAGGCCAGAAAATTCTTAGTACCAGTTCATTCAACTGCTCAATTTTGGCAGCTTGCTCCAaacaaatattttcaagaacTTCTCGCTTGACAAATTTTATCATTACATTACCTGCATCCTGAAACAGTAGAAGCAGAAAACTGATTTTATAAAGAAGAATGATTACATTCAAGCACACTAGGCAGAAATTAAGTTTCGCCATACTTTTGGCACTTCTTCTATCAGTTGGGTAGGACTCTCTGCCTCATCAACTGCTACAATCCATGTCTTCAAGCTATCCTGGACCTCATTGGAACTCTTCTCATATATTTTCTGTCGGCAAGATGCACAAATGACAGAAGAAGATGGTTTCCCATCTGGTAGTGCCTTATCAACTTCTGGACAAGGTTTCAATGCCAAGTGCTCAAATGAGAAGGAAACTGAAGATTTGTTTACTGCTGAGTTCCGCTGGTGATAGTCAATGATCTGTAAGCCTCTTTGTAGGCTTGCAGCCAAGGTGTCGGTGGGGGCTGAAGACTGCAAAGACGATCGGATGTGCTCAACCTGTTTAAGTGACTGTCTTAATACATCCAAGTTTAACTTTGAGCTTTCTGACACACCGTTCTGACTTGCTAGACTTGTCATATTCAAGCTTTTCCTTTGGGCATTTCTAATTCTCGGAGATTCAGACAGCGTTGGGTCTTGGAGGACTGGGGACTGACAACATGAGCTAATTGAAATGCTCCTTATGGATGCAAGATCAACAGCTGTTAAAGTGTTACAAGCACTTACAAAATTATCTTCTAAAGCATCATCAGCCTTTTGAGGAAGCTCACTCCAAGGCTTTTCCATACCGATTTCTTCAATTTTACTTTCTGCACCCAGCATGTCTGTCTCACAAGTTTCATCCATCGAATAAAACTCAATGGAATCCCCATTAACAGATGTGTCTCTAATATTCTCTTCAGAACCATGCAGCTTATCTAGATGCTGACGAATTTCTCTTACATCATCTTCATCAGCTTTTATCTCTTCATCAGAATCATTTTCCATAGGGGCTAGAATCAATGAGCGGTTAAGGCTTACTCTCAATTGATTCAAGCTTTCGCGTACATTTCGTCCTTGAAAATATCCATTTCGAGTCCCTACTGGTACACATGCGTTAGACTTAGCTCTAATAAGTTCTTCCTGAAAACAAAAGgcagaaaataaaaagtaaacttATCAACTTCAAAATAAGATTTCAATTTTAACTTCTGCAGGAAAATTTAATACCTTCAGTTGACGAATTTTATCACTCAGACCATTAACATCATCCTCTGTTATTTCATTTATTACCGGCTCATTTCTAATGAATTTCACTCTCTGTCCGAACCTGAGCGTTCTCAGTGTATCACTACTATTTCTGCAATGAAAAAGCAGAACAACCTTTATTTCAGAAAGAAAGTCCGAAACCTCAAGCTTTGTTTCAAaatagttttcaaaatttgttctAAAATCCCTCTCTTATGAAAATGACCTGATCTAATGATGATGTGTGTGAAACAGCAAACTGTTCATAATTGTTACTTAGgttctttaaaagaaattattagtAGTTCAAGTCATCTACTTGTTTTCTGGGTGGATGGCGCAGATAACTGTGAGTTTGGCATTGCCACCGAATGATTCTTGCAGCAAATGTGTTAAACAGGAACCTCTGTATGGCACATCCTCAGATTTTCCGGACTGAGCTCCTTTTGCAAGAATATTCACCAAGTGCCTGCACCAATAAGAGAACAGTGATTATGAAACACTGTTTTTAAATCCAACCATGACAAATATTGGCCTGTAATAAAAAACTAATTGACAAACTCTAGCAACTCGAACTAAGTATCGGCATTGCAAATTTCGTGCCTCAATTTAGCAAACTTTCAGGAcaattgatttaaaattataagttcTTCATTGTATTAATTATAAACATAGTATCATGGGTCCTAGCAcgcattaaaaaatataaagttatttatttaaagttttattcaataaaatagtttttatattttttctaaataaaataaattaaagacatTCCACTTCTAATTTTGGGGGCCTTGTATAGGGTGGTGCCTTACCCCGGCCCTGAGTATTGA
This Carya illinoinensis cultivar Pawnee chromosome 11, C.illinoinensisPawnee_v1, whole genome shotgun sequence DNA region includes the following protein-coding sequences:
- the LOC122281230 gene encoding kinesin-like protein KIN-12F, with protein sequence MKPNQSSETSETRFLGTISASSIRNLLPRSISKHKSYSSNSRLSKSNAENTPPNDLNIHTGDSRSLHSATESSPSKILNSRHPITSAALVPLDPQDEIGGLDGQCEVLAPPDPPVKVVVRIRPDNEGHRKVKKVSSDTLSVGDRKFTFDSVIDSNANQEDVFQLVGVPLVRDALAGYNTSILSYGQTGSGKTYTMWGPPSAMVEDPSASSHRGIVPRIFQMLFSEIHREQDNSEGKQTNYQCRCSFLEIYDERIGDLLDPMQRNLEIKDDAKNGLHLETLTEEYVTSYEDVIQILIKGLSSRKVGATSSNSKSSRSHIVFTFVIESWCKGTSSKCFNSSKTSRISLVDLAGLDRNKVDDAGRQGAREGKHLKKSLSQLGHLVNILAKGAQSGKSEDVPYRGSCLTHLLQESFGGNAKLTVICAIHPENKNSSDTLRTLRFGQRVKFIRNEPVINEITEDDVNGLSDKIRQLKEELIRAKSNACVPVGTRNGYFQGRNVRESLNQLRVSLNRSLILAPMENDSDEEIKADEDDVREIRQHLDKLHGSEENIRDTSVNGDSIEFYSMDETCETDMLGAESKIEEIGMEKPWSELPQKADDALEDNFVSACNTLTAVDLASIRSISISSCCQSPVLQDPTLSESPRIRNAQRKSLNMTSLASQNGVSESSKLNLDVLRQSLKQVEHIRSSLQSSAPTDTLAASLQRGLQIIDYHQRNSAVNKSSVSFSFEHLALKPCPEVDKALPDGKPSSSVICASCRQKIYEKSSNEVQDSLKTWIVAVDEAESPTQLIEEVPKDAGNVMIKFVKREVLENICLEQAAKIEQLNELVEQYKREKEEVHDQESNTFCLKAAESKMVPFKDAINNDYHVLKKDELLMCKTVENIQPEIIKEKCEVKEVIETGFGNRCFDLNEKEALLEEIERLKGRLQSYSEASLNRSTEKLRSSLLSRSIQLRKSVVDSLDSGKEEEELEKERQRWTEMESEWISLTDELRIDLESHRRRAEKVEMELSVEKRCTEELDDALHRAVVGHARMVEHYADLQEKYNDLTAKHRAIMEGIAEVKRAAAKAGKNGHGSRFSKSLAAELSALRVEREREREMLKKENKSLRIQLRDTAEAVHAAGELLVRLREAEQAASIAEENLTKFQEDNEKLKKQMEKLKRKHKMEMITMKQYLAESKLPESALQPLYREDSDVAHSNTLPYPDDDQAWRAEFGAIYQEHY